The Pelodiscus sinensis isolate JC-2024 chromosome 10, ASM4963464v1, whole genome shotgun sequence genome has a segment encoding these proteins:
- the ZMAT3 gene encoding zinc finger matrin-type protein 3: MILLQQKGHPPLPRSEKPSSPPMSVAARPRANSPLSPQKPFGLGPSLQHSQEEQFAKGVEQDPVLEELCKPLCCKLCNVTLNSAQQAQAHYQGKNHSKKLRNYYAANSCPAPARMSTSVEPAVPHIVSLPAQMGSSKPGGRVIMATENDYCKLCDASFSSPAVAQAHYQGKNHAKRLRLAEAQNSSFSDAAELGKRRARKEGSDYKMTQNRRNMYAVQNSTGPYFNPRSRQRIPRDLAMCVTPSGQYYCSMCNAGASEEMEFRQHLESKQHKSKVSEQRYRNEMENLGYVQ, encoded by the exons ATGATTCTTTTGCAGCAGAAAGgacatcctcctcttcctcgctCTGAGAAGCCTTCATCTCCTCCTATGTCAGTGGCCGCAAGGCCAAGAGCCAACTCACCACTGTCCCCGCAGAAACCTTTTGGACTGGGGCCGTCCTTGCAGCACTCACAAGAGGAGCAGTTTGCAAAGGGAGTGGAGCAGGATCCTGTGCTGGAGGAACTATGTAAGCCGCTGTGTTGTAAACTTTGCAATGTCACTCTGAATTCAGCACAGCAAGCCCAGGCTCATTACCAG GGTAAAAACCATAGTAAGAAACTGCGGAATTACTATGCTGCAAATAGTTGCCCAGCTCCTGCCAGAATGAGCACTTCAGTGGAGCCTGCTGTGCCTCACATTGTCTCTCTTCCAGCTCAG ATGGGTTCCTCCAAACCAGGAGGCCGGGTGATCATGGCCACCGAGAATGATTACTGCAAGCTTTGCGATGCCTCCTTTAGTTCCCCGGCAGTAGCTCAGGCCCACTACCAAGGAAAGAACCATGCCAAGAGGCTACGCCTGGCAGAAGCACAGAACAGCTCGTTCTC GGATGCAGCAGAACTGGGCAAACGGAGGGCGCGGAAAGAAGGGAGCGACTATAAGATGACGCAGAATAGAAGAAATATGTATGCGGTTCAAAACAGTACAG GACCCTACTTCAATCCACGCTCCCGCCAGCGAATTCCTCGCGACCTCGCCATGTGTGTCACCCCAAGTGGCCAGTACTACTGTTCGATGTGCAATGCTGGGGCTAGTGAAGAGATGGAGTTCCGACAACATTTAGAAAGCAAACAGCACAAAAGCAAGGTGTCCGAACAGCGGTATAGGAATGAGATGGAGAATCTTGGCTATGTACAATGA